The stretch of DNA ATCTGGTGAGGGTGGCACCCAGCTGCCGGTGACATCCGCCACGTTGTACAGCCAACAGAtcagctcttccagctgggAGCAAAACATCTGCTCAACAAAGCATAAAAATGGGGTCATCGATCTGTTTCTGCAACAGAGATagggcagggacaggaaaaGCTGAGCCAGTGGTGTTTTGGAAAGCACCTGTTCCCCATTTGTCTCCAACACCAGCACACAAACATCCCCAAGCTTGGGAAACCAAGGGTCaacaggaaaaaggcaaaaattaacTTAAactcctgcacagctccagcactcACCGTGCGGCAAGAATTGAGGGTCACCATGAAATCTCTACACGGAGAGGTGCTGGAGGCTGGTAGCACCCAGACTGAAGGAAGAGGTTGGCCTCCACCACCTCCCAGCCCAAGAGATAtcctcaccctcctcctcctcaccagAGCCAGGCAGTTAATTTGCAGTTGCTTTTCCCCAAGGGACTGTCTCATTCAATTAAgtgctttcatttatttttaaagcatctcaGTAAGGGATTATTTTTGTAAGATGCTGCATGAAACCCAGGAGCCTCTGCTGGCATCAAAATCAGGATCAAgacctgctcctgctcctcaggagtTTCCCATAAAGCAGTGCTTTTCCTTGGCACTGCAATTTGGCatgacaaatacagaaaaaaccctttcGAATCAACTGAGTTATTTCCATAGCAGAGGAGGGGATGAGTTTGCATCTATGTGCATGATAACGCTCCTGTGCAAACAGCCCAGCATCGTTTCCAAATTCATCCCAGCACTGGGGTGGGAAGAAGATGGAGAGGAGGGTGGGAGCACAGTGCTGGGACAAATTTAATAATCCACAAAATAATCAGGAAAcccttcagagctgctgcagctcctgcctcctgcctgcaggatgGGCGGGCTGGGGGACCCAGCTGAGTGCCACATCTCCACTCAGCCTGGCCTGTGACACTGAGCCCCAGGGAAAGCAAGATGGGCTCTTGCTCCATCAGAAGGAATTATCTGCTCTGGTGAGCCCCCCTGCATAAATTACCACCAGCTGCCAGGCGGGGCACATCATGCAGAACGGGAAGCTTTAATTAATCGTGCCATAAAGACGGGCACGTTTTATGTGCAATCTTCCCAGAATAAACTTTATTTCTGGTCTCAGCCTACCTTAACACACTGGACAAGGGACTCGCTCTGCTGGCTCTTCTTTGGATGCCCCTTGACCCGTGGTTCATTTAGGTACATCCCATCCAGCGTGTCCCTGAGACCAGATGGTAGATGACGCCCCTGGAGAGGATCCCTATGGATCCAGCCATATGATTCCATGTCTTCCCAGCTGGGCTTTCGGGAGCTGCGGTGTTGCCACAGCCCATCATAACCCTCAATATTCCCTCTGTTGTCCCTGCCTCTCACTTCTCTGAAAGGAGCCAACCTGGATGAAAGGGGCTGCCTGCTGGTGCTGTGATGTGGAAGGTTATGGTGGTCATGCCTGGGCATCCTTATAGTTAAGGAAAGATTGGACAAAAACTGAGCCAGCCTTTCCAGCTCCTGTAGTCTCggaggcagggaaagaaattcttcatcaCCTTCCCACTCCTTCCTCAGGGGGAACACTCCTGTGGTGGGTAAAAAcctactgggtttttttgcctgcCCTGTGTAGTTTGGGCAGGGGCTCCCTCTGGTAGCCCAGCTTCTCCCATCGCCAGTAGGGCACCCAAGTGAGCTTGGCCCAGCTGATTCCACCCTTACATCCTTAGCAAAACCTCTGGAAGGATGAGAGGAAGCACTCCTTGCAAATGATGCTTTGGCAATAGGTAAAGGTTCACAGTACGAGCCAGCTCCTGAGCAGCCTCCTTTTCCAGGCTTCGGGGTGGAGAATCTCTCTGCAGAGGCCACAAACTCCCAAAgtacattttctctgcttccccGAGCCTGCCCAGCTCGGCCATAGATGCTGGTGGACCTGGATGTGCCctcaggagaagcagaaaagctgtCCAGACCTATTCCCGAGTCGTGGAAGAAAGGCTCCGGCATCCTTCCCAGCTTGTACCTCGGCCTCAGCGGGTAAGCATAATCCAGCAAGTCCTCGTACTCTTTGTTGGGGTTCCAGTGGGGTGAGCTGCGGTCCGGGGATGGGGGCAGTGAATCCGGAATGGCACAGGCCCAGTAATCGGCTTGGTAGGAGGAGATCTCCCGGGTGCGCCCCACGGCGCTGCGGTAATCGAGCAGAGGGCCCAGGGGCTCCCGCCTCTGCAGggccctgccctctgctccccatcGGCAGCGCAGGTCCTGGGCGGCCGTGGTGGCCGCAGGAGAAGGGACATCCGTGCTGGCTGGCAAGCTGCCGGACGGCTCCTCGGAGGGGCCGTCCCCTTCTGAGGACAGAGCGGAGAGGCTCAGCACGGAGCGGCTCCGCAGGGCGCTCCCGGGGCTAGGCGGGGTTTGGGGCCGCAGGAGCTCTGGGGTGGAAGGACACGGGGATCGAGCTCCCAGACTTTGTCTCCGACGGCCAACATGGACATCGTGGCGGCTGCCAGCAAGGATGTTCTCCTCGGCAGAGCTGCgctggctgggagggctggACGCCGGGTCCCAACAGCCCGATGCCTTCACCTGCTCAAAGACGgggtggaaaaggaaagggagagagagacatGCATGAAATGAAGCACAGCACCCGGACAAAAGGCTCCTTTGTGCCGGGATATGGAGATAAAAGCCCAACCCTGGACCTGCCATGAGCTGAGGCTGGAAGTGGAACTCTGTTCCATCTGTGGGatgtcctgcagctgctcagagcagggcttgTTTTTGAGGACAAGGGCTTGGGAAGCTGCACGAGTCATTTGGCAGAAAGAGGCTTATTTAAAGAGCACTGTCCTGAGCaagttcccagctctgcactggcaACATCGGAATGAAGGCAACATCTTGGGTGTTGGAGCCCAAGCCCTTCCTCACCACCCATCTTATCCTGGGCAGGGGTGGGCACACTCTGGCTGGGAGAGATGGAAAGCCCTTGCTGGACCAGCCCTGACAAACAAGTCCCCACCTCTCCTGGGACTTCCTGGTGGTGCAGCAACACCTGCAGGTACAAACCCTCTCACCTGCTGTTCTTCTGAGGAGAGGAACCAGTGGCCAACTCGACGAGGCACAGGGCCACCATCAGCATCCATTAATGCCCCTTTCCCTGAGGGGTTTGCTCTTGCTCTGGGAAATCCAGGTGCAGAGGCTGAAGACACTTCTGGGTGGCAGCTTGAGCCTCCATGGGTAACACCAGTGGCCATGTGACTGTGTCTGCTCACTGCCACGCTCTCTGTCCCTTGCAGCCTGGGCTTGGCTTCCTCTGTCCCCAAAAGCCGCTGCaggctccctgccagctctgggaagTCCGTCTCCACATCTGCACTGTCCCACCTCCCATCGCCCTCGGCCTTCCCGCTCAATGAGGCTTCAGAAGGTGACTTTCCCACATCCACAGCCATCAGGACAGAGCTTCTTCCACAGGATGATGCTGAGCCTCGGGCTCTCTGAAATGCACAGCACACAGCAATGGCATCTCACCATCCCCCCTTGTCTCCATGCCAAAAACTGGGTTTGCCCAATAACGAAGAGCTTAAGCATGACCTGGGTGAGACCCCGAAATTCATAAAGAAGCATCTTGGTATGTCAGGTGGgacagcagaaagagaaaacgCTCACAtctcagcagcatttcctggTTTTGAAGATGTGACACACCAGGAAAATCTCATTCCAACCCAGCCATGCCAGGAACAAACCTGGGCTTTACACCTTGCTGGCACTGGAGTCCTGCACTGATGGCCAATGTCACCAGCACTTTGTGCACCAtgaggtcactgggcctgaaTGAGACATCATTAGCTCAGACACAAAGCACCTACTGGTGTGGCTGAGCCCTGAAGGCTGTTGGGGTGGAAGCCTGAGCATTTTTAAAGatacaaacccaaaaccttgaAGTGGAAGCCACCCAGAAGCAAGAAGCGGCTATAAAAAGTTAGAGGGGGAGGTAGGAGGCTGTAAAACTCAAAcctggagctcagctctgcagcttctaCCTCAATTCATGAAATTAACTCtttgggaaattaatttatggAAATGCTTCCACTCGCTTGGGCTTgagtgaggagctgctgcaggacaaCCCCTGAGCCAAATCAAGGAGACCCAACACAGCCTCTTCCAACAATTCCAGCCCAAACcaaggtgctggcagcaggaaaacGTCAGCAGAGTGATTTTGCTGGTAGTCCCCCAGCTAGTGCCAGCAGAGACCAGCCAAGGGAGCATCAACagtaaacacaaaaaaagaaaaaaaaaaaaaaaaaaaaaagaattcccaaacaatatttggaagtggaaAACAAGTTGATGCTCACTCCCTCCATCAGCTCTTTTGTCACAGTCTCGTTTTATGACCCACCCCTCCCTCCGACAAGCGGGGTTTTCCCACGGGCTTGGGAACAAAGAGCGGCGGGAGGACGCGCCGGCTCTCCAGGGGAAACCAAATCCCAGCGCAGGCACAACCTGTGGCAGCTCCCGCAGCcgcctgtcccctccccagagC from Corvus cornix cornix isolate S_Up_H32 chromosome 3, ASM73873v5, whole genome shotgun sequence encodes:
- the CEP68 gene encoding centrosomal protein of 68 kDa isoform X1, whose product is MRARGSASSCGRSSVLMAVDVGKSPSEASLSGKAEGDGRWDSADVETDFPELAGSLQRLLGTEEAKPRLQGTESVAVSRHSHMATGVTHGGSSCHPEVSSASAPGFPRARANPSGKGALMDADGGPVPRRVGHWFLSSEEQQVKASGCWDPASSPPSQRSSAEENILAGSRHDVHVGRRRQSLGARSPCPSTPELLRPQTPPSPGSALRSRSVLSLSALSSEGDGPSEEPSGSLPASTDVPSPAATTAAQDLRCRWGAEGRALQRREPLGPLLDYRSAVGRTREISSYQADYWACAIPDSLPPSPDRSSPHWNPNKEYEDLLDYAYPLRPRYKLGRMPEPFFHDSGIGLDSFSASPEGTSRSTSIYGRAGQARGSRENVLWEFVASAERFSTPKPGKGGCSGAGSYCEPLPIAKASFARSASSHPSRGFAKDVRVESAGPSSLGCPTGDGRSWATRGSPCPNYTGQAKKPSRFLPTTGVFPLRKEWEGDEEFLSLPPRLQELERLAQFLSNLSLTIRMPRHDHHNLPHHSTSRQPLSSRLAPFREVRGRDNRGNIEGYDGLWQHRSSRKPSWEDMESYGWIHRDPLQGRHLPSGLRDTLDGMYLNEPRVKGHPKKSQQSESLVQCVKMFCSQLEELICWLYNVADVTGSWVPPSPDAESVLASLHRYLEFRKDVADHRSLTESVLERGEALLACMASNSPALKDTLGLIAKQSEELESHAEHLYESILAAVRGKDALQDEGGAAHGCSMGAAEVRPRLH
- the CEP68 gene encoding centrosomal protein of 68 kDa isoform X2 yields the protein MAVDVGKSPSEASLSGKAEGDGRWDSADVETDFPELAGSLQRLLGTEEAKPRLQGTESVAVSRHSHMATGVTHGGSSCHPEVSSASAPGFPRARANPSGKGALMDADGGPVPRRVGHWFLSSEEQQVKASGCWDPASSPPSQRSSAEENILAGSRHDVHVGRRRQSLGARSPCPSTPELLRPQTPPSPGSALRSRSVLSLSALSSEGDGPSEEPSGSLPASTDVPSPAATTAAQDLRCRWGAEGRALQRREPLGPLLDYRSAVGRTREISSYQADYWACAIPDSLPPSPDRSSPHWNPNKEYEDLLDYAYPLRPRYKLGRMPEPFFHDSGIGLDSFSASPEGTSRSTSIYGRAGQARGSRENVLWEFVASAERFSTPKPGKGGCSGAGSYCEPLPIAKASFARSASSHPSRGFAKDVRVESAGPSSLGCPTGDGRSWATRGSPCPNYTGQAKKPSRFLPTTGVFPLRKEWEGDEEFLSLPPRLQELERLAQFLSNLSLTIRMPRHDHHNLPHHSTSRQPLSSRLAPFREVRGRDNRGNIEGYDGLWQHRSSRKPSWEDMESYGWIHRDPLQGRHLPSGLRDTLDGMYLNEPRVKGHPKKSQQSESLVQCVKMFCSQLEELICWLYNVADVTGSWVPPSPDAESVLASLHRYLEFRKDVADHRSLTESVLERGEALLACMASNSPALKDTLGLIAKQSEELESHAEHLYESILAAVRGKDALQDEGGAAHGCSMGAAEVRPRLH